From Psychrobacillus sp. FSL K6-2836, a single genomic window includes:
- a CDS encoding sugar phosphate isomerase/epimerase family protein — protein sequence MKISVSMYSLASTIKKENWSVINFIDYAKSISLDGVELLDFYWANPEQPDQELELVKKALKENNLKVSAYDVSNNFVKDSKEEQDKEVLKVLEGIQIAKKLGTNIVRVFCGDLHENLTFKNGAELIVSGLKRCAEVAEKERVYLAIENHGLLAGKSSQVNNIIREVNSPFVKSTFDTGNFLLVHESPTKAFEQLKNDIIHVHFKDFREKEQGEEWKGFHSTEGVELIGVIPGDGKVNLEYIVNGLKEIKYDGWLSIEYEGLEDARLANEEAINRLRKLLDEGGENHR from the coding sequence TTGAAGATTAGTGTAAGTATGTACAGTTTAGCTTCTACTATAAAGAAGGAAAATTGGTCAGTAATCAATTTTATTGATTATGCCAAGAGTATTTCTTTAGATGGCGTGGAATTACTAGATTTTTACTGGGCAAACCCCGAACAACCAGATCAAGAGCTAGAGCTAGTAAAAAAAGCATTGAAAGAAAATAATTTAAAAGTATCTGCATATGATGTTTCGAATAACTTTGTTAAGGATTCTAAGGAAGAACAAGATAAGGAAGTGCTTAAAGTTTTAGAAGGTATTCAAATTGCCAAAAAGCTAGGAACTAATATTGTTCGAGTATTTTGTGGAGACCTCCATGAAAATTTAACGTTTAAAAACGGTGCTGAGTTAATAGTAAGCGGATTAAAACGATGTGCCGAAGTGGCAGAAAAAGAAAGAGTGTATTTGGCTATTGAAAATCATGGGTTACTAGCTGGGAAAAGCTCTCAGGTTAATAATATTATTCGAGAAGTTAATAGTCCATTTGTCAAATCGACGTTTGATACGGGGAACTTTTTACTTGTTCATGAGAGTCCAACAAAAGCTTTTGAACAATTGAAAAATGACATAATACATGTTCACTTCAAAGATTTTCGGGAAAAAGAACAAGGTGAAGAATGGAAGGGTTTCCATTCAACAGAAGGAGTAGAACTAATCGGAGTAATTCCAGGAGATGGCAAAGTGAATCTTGAATATATTGTGAATGGGCTAAAAGAAATAAAATACGATGGATGGTTATCGATAGAGTATGAGGGTTTGGAAGATGCAAGATTAGCAAATGAAGAAGCCATCAATCGATTAAGAAAGTTATTAGATGAAGGGGGCGAAAATCATCGCTAA
- a CDS encoding acetylxylan esterase, translating into MGRQIGDFPLEVLKGYKPNLIYKPTDFERFWEKQKIELSALFPKVSVDWRNYPVPTVDVADITFESWDGTPLKGLLIKPKSVENCPVIMNHHGYTGSCGLPIDFLKWTSLGVAVYSFDVRGQGTSPDFAQYVNGSRTPGWMLQGIHDPANYYYTNVYKDLLMQVSWIKSDNAPVAVTKLGLTGSSQGGGLALSLAALAGDIDLVIADYPFISHFERALEVANLGPYMEIVNYFKLSDPQYHSYENVMRTLGYIDSVHFCDAITCSTLMTIGLEDAVTPPSTVFAAYNHLATIDKRIEVYPQFTHENNPFHEENKLSFIMKHLVNAT; encoded by the coding sequence ATGGGAAGACAGATCGGAGATTTTCCGCTAGAAGTACTGAAAGGATATAAACCTAATCTTATTTATAAGCCTACTGACTTTGAGCGGTTTTGGGAGAAACAAAAGATTGAGCTAAGTGCTCTTTTTCCGAAGGTAAGTGTAGATTGGAGGAATTACCCAGTTCCGACAGTTGATGTAGCTGATATCACTTTTGAAAGTTGGGATGGTACCCCTTTAAAGGGGCTTTTAATAAAACCAAAATCAGTCGAAAATTGCCCTGTTATTATGAACCACCATGGTTATACCGGAAGTTGCGGGTTGCCGATTGATTTCTTGAAATGGACTTCCTTAGGCGTTGCCGTATACTCATTCGATGTACGTGGTCAAGGTACTTCTCCTGATTTTGCTCAATATGTAAACGGTAGTAGAACTCCTGGTTGGATGCTACAAGGTATTCATGATCCAGCGAACTATTATTATACAAATGTTTATAAAGATCTTCTTATGCAAGTGAGTTGGATAAAATCTGATAATGCTCCAGTAGCAGTGACAAAGTTAGGATTAACAGGTTCGTCGCAGGGAGGCGGATTAGCGCTAAGTTTAGCAGCTTTAGCTGGGGATATTGATCTAGTTATCGCGGACTACCCATTTATCTCACATTTTGAACGTGCATTAGAAGTGGCGAATTTAGGACCGTATATGGAGATTGTGAACTACTTTAAACTTTCTGATCCTCAGTATCACTCCTATGAAAACGTAATGCGAACTTTGGGTTATATAGATTCTGTTCATTTCTGTGATGCGATTACTTGTTCTACATTAATGACGATTGGGTTAGAGGATGCAGTAACCCCACCATCTACAGTGTTTGCTGCTTATAATCATTTAGCAACTATTGATAAAAGGATAGAAGTGTATCCGCAATTTACACATGAGAACAATCCATTTCACGAAGAAAACAAATTATCATTCATCATGAAACATTTGGTGAATGCTACCTAA